AGGCTATCTAGATCATAGGCATGCCCATAACTATTTTCCTGATTATATCTATCGTTTTGGCAATGAAGTCGAGCTTAACAACAAGGTTAAAGTGCACGGGTTAGGAAAAAATCCCTCACTGGATTATAAGAGTTATCTTGGGAATGATTATGTTCCTGACCTCATGCTAGAAGATGCAATGCAGTTTATGAAGCAGCATAAAAACGATAAATTCTTCTTATATTATCCATTAACTCTTCCCCATACAGCTTTACAACCTATAGAAGAAAGCTTGCAACAATATAAAGGTCTATTTGAAGAGGATGGAAACTTGAAGGGAAAGCCTACGCCTCATCAATACCCAAAAGCGGCTTATGCAGCTATGGTGACCCATATTGATAAACATGTTGGGATGATACTTGCGGAACTTGAAAGGTTAAACCTAGACCAAAATACTATAGTGATGTTTTCCAGTGACAATGGCGCTGAGCAAAACAAAGCATATAACAATTTCTTTGGATCCAATGGCGGTTTAAGAGGTTATAAACGAGATTTATATGAAGGCGCTATTCGAGCCCCTTTACTTGTAAAATGGCCCAACAAAATTAAAGCTAATTCCACAACTGAGCATATTTCAGCACAATGGGATTTAATGGCTACTTTCGGCGATATCATTGATGCAAAACCTAACGCCGACACTAATGGCATTTCATTTTTGCCGACATTATTACAGCAACCCCAGCCAAAGCATCACCATTTATATTGGGAGTTTTGGAAACAACAAGGTCTACAGGCTGTGCGAATGGGGCAGTGGAAAGGAATTCGTTTGAATGTTAATACAAATCCAAACAACCCAATTGAACTTTATAATCTGAGTAACGATCCTTTTGAGAAACATAATGTTGCTAAGCAATACCCTGAGATAGTCAAAAAAATTGAACTTGCGATGTTAGACCGAGCAATTTCACCTGAATCGTCTTGGAATCCGCCTAGTGAGTAGAGAAACGAAAGGGTATTTTTTTATTATAAATAGGGCATGATTATTATAAATGGAGTTTTATTTATAGCGTAATTTTATAAAATATAAAGGCCCAGCTTATGCTAACTAATATAAGCTGGGCTTTGTTTTAGAGATTTATGCTACAGGTTTAAATCTTATGAGTTTTCGTTAGCAAACTATCTAATATTTTTAAGCGACGTTGCTGATCTGCCGTAATACCATGATTTACGCTCCAGTTTACTTTAGGGTTTGCTACGCCTTTGTTAGTGCGTTGCTCAGCTATAGCTTTGCGAACAGCTGCATGTATTTTGGCAACTACCTCAGGGTGTTGTTGTGCCACATTAACTGTCTCGCCTTGATCTTCTAACAAATTGAAAAGCGCCACATGTTTATACCAAGGTTCGTTTTTCTTAGGGGTGTAAAACCCAGCTCTTAGTTTTTTCATATTCGGGTTGCGCTGGCGAATTTCTGCTATTTCAGCTAACGATTTATAGGTAAGCTTCCACTCACCATGTCGAGCAATTAAAGTATTACTCAAACTACTGATAATAACATCTCGTTGCTCAACCGTTGCTTTTTGGTCTTGTAACTGAGGTAGAAAACTCACGCTATCTACCGCATAAGTTGGGGTAGGTTGGTCTAAAATATCAGCTGTTGTAGCAATAAAATCTTCTAGGGTAATATTCTCGTCTGCTCTACGATTTAATTTACCTTTAATCCCTGCTGGCCATTTGACTAAAAATGGCACTCTATGCCCACCTTCAAACAGCGTGGCTTTTTCACCACGTCGCCCGTCGTGTGTGTCGTGCCCCACTTCTTTAAGTTCGGTTGTTGCACCTGGATAAGAACCGTTATCTGCAGTAAAAATCACCAGAGTATTGTCTGATAGTCCGGTTCTGTCTAATGCGTCTAATACTTGCCCAACAGTCCAGTCAACTTCCATCCGAAAATCGGCATTAGGACCTAATTTACTTAGTCCTTTAAATGCTTTAGAAGGCACTATTGGAGTATGGGGGGCGGTAAGTGGCATATATAAAAAGAAAGGTTCATCTTTCTTTTGTTTTTCTATTAATGCGACTGAGCGTTGGGTGAATTCTCCCAGTAGTTCAGAGGGATCAAGATCTGGATCCGCAAAACCTGAGCGATTTCCAAAACGATTTTTACCTTTAAGGTGTTCTGAAGGTATTTTTGTTGCTTTATTATTTACAAGATAAATATAAGGGGCAAAGTCTAAGCTACCTGAAATACCAAACCAAGAATCAAAGCCATGGTCTGTGGGGCCACCATAAAAGGGGGCGCTAAAATCGATATTTTGATCTTCTGTAAGTGATGGTGACTGGTCTAGGCTTTTTCTGGACTCCATAACTGAGCCATCTTTCATGGTCCAACTAGTTCCAAGGTGCCATTTACCTACCATTAGAGTCTTGTAACCTTGACTACGCAAAAATGTGGCAACGGTTTCTTGACCTTCAGGCATGATCCGAGAGCCGTAATTAGCTGCTAGTCCTACTTTTTCTCGCCAAGGATATCGACCGGTCATAATTCCGTATCGTGTCGGGGTACAAATAGAAGAGCCAGAATAGGCTTGAGTAAATGCCATGCCTTCTGCTGCAATACGATCTAGATTTGGGCTTGGTATTTTTCCCTTGGGAGCTATGGCTTGAATATCTCCATGCCCCATGTCATCTGCTAAAATATACACAATATTAGGCTTATTAGTTTCTGCCAAGACTGAAGTCGATAATGCAACTAATGAGCAAAGAAGAGGTAAGTTGTTTAACAATAGTTTTCTTGCGGATATTTTCATTCTTATTCCATATATTTAACTAAAAATTTAATACTGAAGGGCAAAGCATATACTTAATCATTCATGGTCAATTTTCTCAATATTTAGCTTATAGTGCCCTGGTTAAACGCCCCATTTTAGATACATCTAAGGCTTCTATACCTAAAGTAATGGCTGGGCTACCTTCTTTAAAACCAAAGTCACCATTGGCAGCATCAATAAACATGGGGTCGGCAAAAACACTACTTTGCTCTTTACCAACCGCTCTTAATTTGAGTAGATGTTGGTCTACCCAATTAGGATTGCTGGCGTGGTAATAAAGGTTAGCTTCCATATCAGTTTCTACTAATAATGGTTCGCCGTCTTCAGAACGTGCGATTGGTCTTTCTCCATGGGCATTGCCGCCATCAGGATGAGCAACAATAATATTATGATGAACCTTAGAGTTTGCGACGTTTACCCATTCAAAGCTGATGTAACCCCATTTAGGAGCAGTTAACGAACCGACAATAAAGTTGTTTGTGATGTCGTTGACACCTTTAGAGGCAATTCCGGCAGAGAAGCCATAATTGTTAGCTAAAATATTGCCGTGAATGGTTGTTTCGTGCTGGTCATCGTCACAACGGATCGCTGCAGGAAAACTATGCTCTAGGTTGTCATGGATATAGTTGTATCTAATAATGTTGCCTGTTCCGGCTCCAGAGATATAAATGGCATTGCCATCTGAAAGTTTCTGTACAGAGTGAGTAATCTCATTGTATTCAAGTAGATTGTGTCTTGAGTGATTAAATTGTTCTCTGACTTTCCAACTTTCATAGGTTTCTTTAGTAGAGTCCACAATACTTTGTGGGATTTCATTGCGACGAAGGGTTCTACCGCCTTCACCATCAATTGAACGATCGGGTTCTATACGGTTTGTCACCAAAATAGCGGCATAACCACTGTGATGTACATAATTATGAGCGATACGATTATGGCCACTCTGCCAAGCCCAAATGCCAGGTGAATGCCAAGTGATTTGGCTAAAGTGATGAATATGGTTATCGATAATTTCATTATGATGATTCACATCTTTAGTACCGGCCCCGTAACCCGCTAACAAGATTCCTGCCTCGCCTAAATATGATAAGTCATTATTGATGACTTTATTACGTTGTGCGTGTAAGTCAAAGCGAATACCGCTGCCACCAGAATGGATAAAGGTATTGTTACTGACTTCACAGTCTTCAGCGCCACGAAAACGTAACATGGCAGTTGGTCGGTCAAACATATCCCAATCATGCTGTAATCCCCAGCCAAGGCGCTGCTCTTCATCTTTCCATGCCCAACGATCAGCATGACTAAAGGTTAGACCTGAAATCGCAATTCCCCGTACAGGTTTATCTGTTTGTTGATCGTAATTAATTTGACCTTCAACCCGAATAAGTTCGCTGGTAGTTGGTGCTACAATTTGTTGTGGTTGGCCACTTTGGTCTGGATCACTTGGCCAAAGGTAAATTTTACCCGTCAGGGTATTAACTACCCATTCTCCCGGCTCATCTAACTTTTCAAGGGCATTTTCAAGCCACACTGTGGCGAATTCAGTACCATGCACCCAGGGCGGTAATTTGCTCATGTTATAGGTAGCGGATACACTGGTTTTGGCGATACCAGACTCTTCATCAACACTTTCAAGGGGCAACATATTGATCATCCACGCTTTGGACGGTCTGATATTAATTTCGACATCCTTGACGTTTGACCAATTTTTTAAAGCTCCTTTGGGAAAATGAAGTGTTTTTTTATCACCCGGTTTACTGGGTAAAAAACCTTGACCACGAGCACGTTTTAACATGCCTTTGGAGTTGTATAAGGTATTAAAGCTGTCAACACCTGCTGGTATATCTGCTACCCATACCTTACCTTTGGCGTTGTCGGGTAAGTCAGTTAAATCCGCTGCAGCTAATTTCCAACCTTTGATGGAGGCCGCTCCACTCACAACAGGTGTCTCGCCAGGGTAAGCGGCGATAGTCAAATGTGCAGTGTTAGCAGTGGTTCCTGCCCCATACTGTGTATTTGATTGCTGTATTAATGCTGTTTCTCTACCATCTTGTAAACCTAGGACTAAGGTTTCAGTAAGCTGGTGAGTGCCTGCTCTAAGGTAAATAGTGATGGGTTTTGAATAACCAGACTGTCGAAATTTTCTACTTTGTGCAACAGCTTGAGGAAGTGTGGCAAAAGGAGAATCTATAGCTCCTTTGGCAGAATCTGAGCCATTAGGAGAAACATACAGAATCAGTTCTTCTGTTGTTGGTTCAGCTGGCTGTTCGGAACATGCGAATAATATAGTGCTTACAAAAATACATAATAGATATTTAAATATAAGGTTCATAATTTATATGGGTCCATGTTTTAACTATTGTTCATCGTAAATATAAAAATTCGCTTAGGGTTTAAAGCTGTCAGTACGAAATGGCTGAGCAGGTAAACCGGCACTGTTAATTAGATTTACATTAGGAGCACCAGAAAATGCATAACGCACGTAAAGTGGTTTGCTAATTTCGTCACTGCTCAGCTCCACAGCATTACCGATAATTTTTGCTTTTGCTCTAAGCCAATTTTGATCGTCGTTGGCAAGCCAAAATTCACTAGGATCTTCGCCATTGGTAGTCGTTAAACCATGGCTATGAGTAAAATTAACGGTTATCTTGCCAGCAGACACACGCGTGTTCTTTAATACAGGGCCTTGAGCTTCAATATCTTGTTGTAAAGTATCCCTAGCTGCTAATTTGGCAAGGCGTTGGCCAATAGGTAATTTGTCTTTAGGATGTACATTGGTTGGGTTGCCAAGGTCGATAGTATTCACCACAGACACATTTTTTAAACTTTCAGCGGCTAATTGTGACTCGCGCATCCAAGCCCATGAATGTGCATTAGGGTGTTCAACATCTGTTGTTGGACTAGAGGCCAGTAATTTTTGGTAACGGGGTAACATTACAACTAAGAAATTCATGTCTTGGTTGTTCCATTCTTGGCGGTAACGTTTTATCCATGCTTGCAATGCTTCTTTATACTTCAACATGCCTGAATTATTTTTGAACCAAGGAGTGCTGACTAAACCATCCATACTTTGAGTATTACGTTCGCCTTGATACCAAACTAATCCTCTTACCGTATAAGGAGCGATAGGTTTCATCATGGCGTTAAATAATATATTTGGTTGGCGGCGCAAATATACATCATCTTTTTTCGACCATGGGTTAGGTTGAGACAAGATACTATCTATATAGCCGATACGATGGGGGTTGCTATCAAATTCTTTCATTATGGTAGCAAAATAGGGGAGTTCGCTGGTGAGATCTCTAGGCATCCAAGCTTCTAATGACGAACTGCCCCAAGCTGTTAAAATAATACCTACAGGAACTTCGGCCCGTTGCTGTAAAAAATAAGCAAAAGAAAAAGCTATGGCACTATCGGGAATATCTGCTTGCCAGCTACCTTGCATACTTGTTTCTTCTTTAAAAGAAACAGTGCGTTCAACAGTAAAACTACGAATGTGTTTAGCTGTTTTCCTTAGTTCCTTAATCTCTTTTATGCTGTTAATCATCATCTGCATATTGGATTGACCAGAAGCAATCCATACTTCACCTACCACAATATCATCAAGTATTATTATTTGGTTATGACTAGATGAAATGGTCATGCTTTCAGGAGTAAAACTCCCTTTTAACGGCGATAACTGTAATTTCCAATCGCCATTATTATCACTAATCGTCATTTGTTTTTGATTAGAGAAAGCCACCGAAACTTTGCTACCAGCTGGTGATTTTCCCCAAACCGATATAGGTAAATCTCTTTGTAGCACCATGTGATCTGTAAAAATTGAGGCAACTTGTAAGCTTTTATCAGTGCTACTTTCAGCGCTATTTACTGCGCCTGAAAAGCTGAAGCTGAACACAAATATTGTTAAAAGTTGAATGATCTTGTTTTGCATAATTTTGATCTTTTATTCTTTGGGAATTACAGCAGTAACATAGGTTCTGCACAGGCTGTACTTCAACTTCTCCCCTTCTTTCACATCTAGTAGGAGTACAAAGACAAAGTAAAAACGTCCCAGCTATAGGTTAAAAGTCAGTTTGACATGAGTGTTTTGTATTTACAATATTGTTTTGTATTTGGTTTGACGCGTTCAATTTATATTAGCAAATATATTTATAGCCAACATGCTCACCACACGATGTTTTATATGTACAATAACAATCCATATATGATATAAAGCATGAGGTTGTTATCCAATTTGTGAACTTTATGAAGCCGTTTATCAAGAACTGCAGGGTTCGCTATTTATGTTTTTCAGAATTTAAGGGGTGAATGAATGAGCGCTAGATATATCTCTATTGTCGCTTTGGTACTGGGTTTATTGTCCCAATCAGCTGCTGCACTTGAAGAATCTGCCCTAGTCAAATCTATGGTTCCAGGACCTTTTCTTTTACCTTCACCAGAAGGTACTTGGACTTGGGGTATGGCACCGATTTATGACGACCAAGGAAAAGTACATATATTCAATTCTATTATTCCTAAAAGCGGAACTTGGAGCAAACATAGTAAAATTGCACATTGGGTAGCTGACCAGCCAGAAGGTCCATATACCTTGTTGGGCGATGTGTTTGCTAGTGATAGTGCCGCTTATCATAATCCACAAATTTCAAAAGTTGGTGACACTTTTGTATTAGTATTTTTATTAAATCATTACAAAGATGAAAACGGTTCAAAACAAGAAGTTGGTATTGCAACGGCTAAATCTCTAATGGGCCCTTGGCTTGAGAGCCCACATAATCCAATTATTAAAGCCACAGCTGAAAATGGTCAGCACGCTTCTAACCCTACCTTTGTTGTTGCTCCAGATGGCGAGTTTAGAATTTATCATAAAACAATGACCACGGTTGATGGAGAAGTATTTCGTGAGATCTCTCTTGCAACAAGCAATAACATTGCAGGCCCTTATATTGTTTCTGATAAAAACCCAGTGCTCAGTTACGCAGCGCAAAAGGTAGATATAGAAGATCCTTACGCTTTTTATTACAACGGCATGTATTACATGATTGTTGAAGATCGCCAAGATGTCAGTGCTTTATTAGCAGGCAAACATACAGGCAAAGTTCGCAAAGGTGGATTTAGACCAGGACTACTCTATAAATCGAAAGACGGGTTTGATTGGGGTACGCCAAGCATAGCCTATCAAACTAACGAAATTTATTTTGGACATAAACTAGCCCGAAGTGAGCGCCCTAGCATCCTATGGAAAGACGGCAAGCCTGATTATTTATACCTTGCTTGTCACGATGATGATCCTAGCGCAGGGTACATTCTGAAAATAAACGGTTGGAATGGCGAGATGATTAAATAAGGTTGCAACTAAATAAGGCTGTTATGCCAACAGCTAGCGAGCCCTTTTAAAGGTGTTATTCCCTAGGAAACATTATGAAAAACAGAATGATTAAACTCATGAAGATTAAAAGTACACTTTGTTTGGTTAGTTTATTAATTTCGAGTCAGGTATTTGCAAAAAATGCGGATAAATTTCCAGAGTTCTCTTGGGACACAATGCCTCTTTATATGCATGTTTGGAAACAAACTTCATACACAGCTGCAGAAATTGAATTCCTTGCAAAATTTCCGCTTATTACCTTAGAAAAAGCACAAGGCCAAAAAGAAGGGACGGTGCAACAAGGTACCTTAAAAGCAGCACGCGCGATTAAAGAGCTCAATCCTAAAAGTAAAATCTTATACTACAAAAACATAGTCATAGACTGGAAAAGCGGGGTCAGTAAACAACTAGAATCTATATCAGGCGGATACTTGCAAGCTCCTGATGGCTCATATCCAGTTGTCAATCCAAATAGCAAAGCCAAGTTTTTTGATATATCCAAAGAGGAGGTTCGTCGGTGGTGGATCAAAGACGCCAAGTCAATGTTAACGGATCCTTCAATAGACGGTGTATTCATTGACGCTAACATTAAAGTACTTATTGGCTCTTATTTCGGTAAAGGTAAAAAGTTAGGCGATGAAAAAGCTGATGCACTGATTGACGGTTACCATAAACTGTTAACGGGTATTAATAATGAGTTTCGTGACGACAACATAATACTCGCCAATATACTCAGAGCTCGTTTTGAAAATGCGGGGCTTGAGTATATGGAATACTTCGATGGCTCATATTTTGAAGCGTTTGAGCATAATGTAGGTGGTGTTTCTAAACCTGACTACGTAGTAAAGGGTATAGAAGCAGGGCAAAAAGCCGCTCAAGATGGAAAAATCTTAGCTTTTACTGCAGGTCTAGGTAAGGCATTGGCAAAAGATAGTTCAGGTATAGGGCTAGATGAAGCACGGGGTAAATTGGCTAGTCTTGAGCATGTTCAAAAACGCTTAGATTACCTAATGGCTATCTTTTTAACTATGGCTGAAAAGTATAGTTATTTTTTCCCGACCGATGGTTATGGCGTCACAACTGATAGAAAGGGCAATCAAAGAAATAGAACTTGGATGCATACTTTTCCAGCTTTTAATAACAGATTAGGTGCACCTAAAGGCCCAGCTAAAAGAAACGGTTATGTCTTTACTCGAGAATTTGAATATTGTTCGGTTTACCTTAATGTAGAAACAGAAGAAGCTACATTAAAATGGAAATAATCAAGGGCTTGTTAATAGGCAGGGTTTCAATATGAAAATTTGCCTACAAGCCTTAAACTTAAACAAGCCTTTGTGGCTGGTAGTCATTAGCCTAATATTTAGCAGCGGTAACTCTCAAGCTAGCTCGACAGAGTTATCGACTAAAAATTCATTAAGTTCGAAGGACATTCCTTATGTTCTGTTAATTTCTATTGATGGTTATAGATGGGATTATACTGAGAAATATTCTCCCTCTTTTATTGCAAAA
The sequence above is a segment of the Paraglaciecola sp. L3A3 genome. Coding sequences within it:
- a CDS encoding arylsulfatase, which codes for MFQNLCKSGVFYISLLILLTGCQTNNLDNKSILSKHVRHDNTSKPNIIYILADDLGYGEIGAYGQTKIHTPNLDKLAKQGLKFTQHYSGSTVCAPTRSTIMEGKHTGYSTVRGNKTLGENRQRGNYPLPTGSRTIAHMFQEQGYKTGIFGKWGLGGINSTGHPAKQGFDAFSGYLDHRHAHNYFPDYIYRFGNEVELNNKVKVHGLGKNPSLDYKSYLGNDYVPDLMLEDAMQFMKQHKNDKFFLYYPLTLPHTALQPIEESLQQYKGLFEEDGNLKGKPTPHQYPKAAYAAMVTHIDKHVGMILAELERLNLDQNTIVMFSSDNGAEQNKAYNNFFGSNGGLRGYKRDLYEGAIRAPLLVKWPNKIKANSTTEHISAQWDLMATFGDIIDAKPNADTNGISFLPTLLQQPQPKHHHLYWEFWKQQGLQAVRMGQWKGIRLNVNTNPNNPIELYNLSNDPFEKHNVAKQYPEIVKKIELAMLDRAISPESSWNPPSE
- a CDS encoding arylsulfatase: MKISARKLLLNNLPLLCSLVALSTSVLAETNKPNIVYILADDMGHGDIQAIAPKGKIPSPNLDRIAAEGMAFTQAYSGSSICTPTRYGIMTGRYPWREKVGLAANYGSRIMPEGQETVATFLRSQGYKTLMVGKWHLGTSWTMKDGSVMESRKSLDQSPSLTEDQNIDFSAPFYGGPTDHGFDSWFGISGSLDFAPYIYLVNNKATKIPSEHLKGKNRFGNRSGFADPDLDPSELLGEFTQRSVALIEKQKKDEPFFLYMPLTAPHTPIVPSKAFKGLSKLGPNADFRMEVDWTVGQVLDALDRTGLSDNTLVIFTADNGSYPGATTELKEVGHDTHDGRRGEKATLFEGGHRVPFLVKWPAGIKGKLNRRADENITLEDFIATTADILDQPTPTYAVDSVSFLPQLQDQKATVEQRDVIISSLSNTLIARHGEWKLTYKSLAEIAEIRQRNPNMKKLRAGFYTPKKNEPWYKHVALFNLLEDQGETVNVAQQHPEVVAKIHAAVRKAIAEQRTNKGVANPKVNWSVNHGITADQQRRLKILDSLLTKTHKI
- a CDS encoding right-handed parallel beta-helix repeat-containing protein; amino-acid sequence: MNLIFKYLLCIFVSTILFACSEQPAEPTTEELILYVSPNGSDSAKGAIDSPFATLPQAVAQSRKFRQSGYSKPITIYLRAGTHQLTETLVLGLQDGRETALIQQSNTQYGAGTTANTAHLTIAAYPGETPVVSGAASIKGWKLAAADLTDLPDNAKGKVWVADIPAGVDSFNTLYNSKGMLKRARGQGFLPSKPGDKKTLHFPKGALKNWSNVKDVEINIRPSKAWMINMLPLESVDEESGIAKTSVSATYNMSKLPPWVHGTEFATVWLENALEKLDEPGEWVVNTLTGKIYLWPSDPDQSGQPQQIVAPTTSELIRVEGQINYDQQTDKPVRGIAISGLTFSHADRWAWKDEEQRLGWGLQHDWDMFDRPTAMLRFRGAEDCEVSNNTFIHSGGSGIRFDLHAQRNKVINNDLSYLGEAGILLAGYGAGTKDVNHHNEIIDNHIHHFSQITWHSPGIWAWQSGHNRIAHNYVHHSGYAAILVTNRIEPDRSIDGEGGRTLRRNEIPQSIVDSTKETYESWKVREQFNHSRHNLLEYNEITHSVQKLSDGNAIYISGAGTGNIIRYNYIHDNLEHSFPAAIRCDDDQHETTIHGNILANNYGFSAGIASKGVNDITNNFIVGSLTAPKWGYISFEWVNVANSKVHHNIIVAHPDGGNAHGERPIARSEDGEPLLVETDMEANLYYHASNPNWVDQHLLKLRAVGKEQSSVFADPMFIDAANGDFGFKEGSPAITLGIEALDVSKMGRLTRAL
- a CDS encoding sialate O-acetylesterase, which codes for MQNKIIQLLTIFVFSFSFSGAVNSAESSTDKSLQVASIFTDHMVLQRDLPISVWGKSPAGSKVSVAFSNQKQMTISDNNGDWKLQLSPLKGSFTPESMTISSSHNQIIILDDIVVGEVWIASGQSNMQMMINSIKEIKELRKTAKHIRSFTVERTVSFKEETSMQGSWQADIPDSAIAFSFAYFLQQRAEVPVGIILTAWGSSSLEAWMPRDLTSELPYFATIMKEFDSNPHRIGYIDSILSQPNPWSKKDDVYLRRQPNILFNAMMKPIAPYTVRGLVWYQGERNTQSMDGLVSTPWFKNNSGMLKYKEALQAWIKRYRQEWNNQDMNFLVVMLPRYQKLLASSPTTDVEHPNAHSWAWMRESQLAAESLKNVSVVNTIDLGNPTNVHPKDKLPIGQRLAKLAARDTLQQDIEAQGPVLKNTRVSAGKITVNFTHSHGLTTTNGEDPSEFWLANDDQNWLRAKAKIIGNAVELSSDEISKPLYVRYAFSGAPNVNLINSAGLPAQPFRTDSFKP
- a CDS encoding glycoside hydrolase family protein codes for the protein MSARYISIVALVLGLLSQSAAALEESALVKSMVPGPFLLPSPEGTWTWGMAPIYDDQGKVHIFNSIIPKSGTWSKHSKIAHWVADQPEGPYTLLGDVFASDSAAYHNPQISKVGDTFVLVFLLNHYKDENGSKQEVGIATAKSLMGPWLESPHNPIIKATAENGQHASNPTFVVAPDGEFRIYHKTMTTVDGEVFREISLATSNNIAGPYIVSDKNPVLSYAAQKVDIEDPYAFYYNGMYYMIVEDRQDVSALLAGKHTGKVRKGGFRPGLLYKSKDGFDWGTPSIAYQTNEIYFGHKLARSERPSILWKDGKPDYLYLACHDDDPSAGYILKINGWNGEMIK
- a CDS encoding putative glycoside hydrolase, which encodes MKNRMIKLMKIKSTLCLVSLLISSQVFAKNADKFPEFSWDTMPLYMHVWKQTSYTAAEIEFLAKFPLITLEKAQGQKEGTVQQGTLKAARAIKELNPKSKILYYKNIVIDWKSGVSKQLESISGGYLQAPDGSYPVVNPNSKAKFFDISKEEVRRWWIKDAKSMLTDPSIDGVFIDANIKVLIGSYFGKGKKLGDEKADALIDGYHKLLTGINNEFRDDNIILANILRARFENAGLEYMEYFDGSYFEAFEHNVGGVSKPDYVVKGIEAGQKAAQDGKILAFTAGLGKALAKDSSGIGLDEARGKLASLEHVQKRLDYLMAIFLTMAEKYSYFFPTDGYGVTTDRKGNQRNRTWMHTFPAFNNRLGAPKGPAKRNGYVFTREFEYCSVYLNVETEEATLKWK